The following proteins are co-located in the Amblyraja radiata isolate CabotCenter1 chromosome 8, sAmbRad1.1.pri, whole genome shotgun sequence genome:
- the batf3 gene encoding basic leucine zipper transcriptional factor ATF-like 3, translating to MSGLESEEFLAHSSANCSDTDQASQGCGTEKKKLRRREKNRIAAQRSRKKQTLKADELHEEYEGLEQENIALKREIRKLSEEVKHLSDALKDHEGVCPMIHCTMNFVTSPRPHSNVITGCLSCEGQSGVS from the exons ATGTCTGGGTTAGAGTCTGAAGAGTTCCTCGCTCACAGTTCAGCCAACTGCAGCGACACGGACCAGGCGTCTCAG GGCTGTGGGACGGAGAAGAAGAAACTTcgaagaagggaaaaaaacagaaTTGCTGCGCAAAGAAGTCGGAAGAAGCAGACCTTGAAGGCAGACGAACTACACGAG gaatACGAAGGGCTGGAACAGGAAAACATTGCTCTAAAAAGGGAAATAAGGAAACTTAGTGAAGAAGTGAAACATTTATCAGATGCTTTGAAAGATCATGAAGGAGTATGTCCAATGATACACTGTACCATGAACTTTGTCACATCACCAAGACCTCACTCTAATGTCATCACCGGCTGTTTATCATGCGAAGGCCAAAGTGGAGTCTCATAG